A DNA window from Mucilaginibacter xinganensis contains the following coding sequences:
- a CDS encoding M20 metallopeptidase family protein: MIKEQIQQLSKDIFNDTVATRRHLHAHPELSFNEVETSAYVAGRLEALGLQYQRMADNGLVALIKGDKPSDKVVALRADMDALPITEANDVPYKSQNVGVMHACGHDAHTSSLLGTARILTDLKSQFGGTVKLIFQPAEEKLPGGASLMIKEGVLENPKPQAVLGQHVMPLIEAGKVGFRAGKYMASTDELYVTVRGKGGHGAQPQQNIDPVIITAHILTALQTIISRFADPKSPSVLSFGKVIANGATNVIPNEVYLEGTFRTMDENWRNDAHIKMKKMAEGIAESMGGTCEFNIMRGYPFLINEEKLTIATRGHAEDYLGKENVLDLDIWMAAEDFAYYSQVADSCFYRLGTRNESRGITSSVHTPTFDVEEDAFKISTGLMAYLAVKQLGN; encoded by the coding sequence ATGATTAAAGAGCAAATTCAGCAACTGTCAAAAGATATTTTTAATGATACGGTAGCTACGCGCAGGCACCTGCATGCGCATCCCGAGCTTTCATTTAATGAAGTGGAGACATCCGCTTATGTTGCAGGCAGGCTTGAGGCATTAGGCCTGCAATACCAGCGCATGGCCGATAACGGGCTGGTTGCTTTAATTAAGGGGGATAAACCATCAGATAAAGTGGTGGCTTTGCGTGCCGATATGGACGCGCTGCCCATCACAGAAGCTAACGATGTTCCTTATAAGTCGCAAAACGTTGGTGTGATGCATGCCTGTGGGCACGACGCGCATACCTCGTCGCTGCTGGGAACGGCCAGGATCCTGACTGACCTTAAGAGCCAGTTTGGCGGTACCGTAAAGCTTATTTTTCAGCCGGCAGAAGAGAAATTACCCGGTGGGGCCAGTTTAATGATCAAAGAGGGCGTGCTGGAAAATCCTAAGCCACAGGCTGTTTTGGGGCAGCACGTAATGCCTTTAATTGAGGCCGGTAAGGTGGGATTTAGGGCCGGTAAGTATATGGCATCAACCGACGAGCTTTATGTTACCGTAAGGGGAAAAGGAGGCCACGGTGCGCAGCCGCAGCAAAACATAGACCCGGTGATTATTACGGCGCATATCTTAACCGCATTGCAAACTATCATCAGCCGTTTTGCCGACCCTAAAAGCCCATCCGTGCTTTCTTTCGGCAAAGTAATAGCAAATGGGGCCACCAACGTGATTCCCAATGAGGTTTACCTGGAAGGCACATTCCGCACGATGGATGAGAATTGGCGTAATGATGCCCATATCAAGATGAAGAAAATGGCCGAAGGAATAGCTGAAAGTATGGGCGGCACCTGCGAGTTTAACATCATGCGCGGGTATCCTTTCCTTATAAATGAAGAAAAACTGACAATAGCCACCCGCGGACATGCCGAAGATTACCTGGGAAAGGAAAACGTGCTCGACCTTGACATCTGGATGGCGGCAGAAGACTTTGCCTACTACTCACAAGTAGCGGATTCCTGCTTTTACCGCTTAGGTACCCGTAACGAAAGCCGTGGGATCACCTCCTCCGTGCATACGCCAACCTTTGATGTGGAAGAAGATGCATTTAAAATCTCAACAGGGTTAATGGCATATTTAGCGGTTAAACAGCTGGGGAATTAG
- a CDS encoding SPOR domain-containing protein: MAQTRGTVQVIKDPLLDTLIARRSTLGSGRSSANAPQTANGYRVQIFFGSSRQAAYDAQARFNDEYPELRTYIIYTEPNFKVRAGDFRTRLEAQKLVSEVRSMFTSIFIIPEKINLPKPLLSDD; the protein is encoded by the coding sequence ATGGCTCAAACCCGTGGCACGGTACAGGTTATAAAAGATCCGCTGCTGGATACCCTGATAGCACGCCGCAGCACCCTGGGTAGCGGCAGGAGCAGTGCGAATGCCCCCCAAACAGCAAACGGCTATCGTGTACAGATCTTCTTCGGTTCCAGCAGGCAGGCCGCCTATGATGCCCAGGCACGCTTTAATGATGAGTACCCCGAGTTGCGTACCTATATCATTTATACCGAACCTAACTTTAAGGTGAGGGCCGGCGATTTTCGCACCCGGCTGGAGGCGCAAAAGCTGGTGTCTGAAGTGCGGTCAATGTTTACCAGTATTTTTATTATTCCCGAAAAAATTAATCTTCCCAAACCCCTCCTTTCCGATGATTAA